A region of Cygnus olor isolate bCygOlo1 chromosome W unlocalized genomic scaffold, bCygOlo1.pri.v2 SUPER_W1, whole genome shotgun sequence DNA encodes the following proteins:
- the LOC121062902 gene encoding LOW QUALITY PROTEIN: uncharacterized protein LOC121062902 (The sequence of the model RefSeq protein was modified relative to this genomic sequence to represent the inferred CDS: substituted 1 base at 1 genomic stop codon), producing the protein MQLTWTRLPQGFKNSPTLFGSQLAKEVEDWINQGQIQVPRDQYLLLQYVDDILIATEGESECIQVTIDILNQLGLNGYKVSKQKAQIACTTVIYLGCEISQGQRKLGVNRIQAICEIPEPRNLHELRAFLGMAGWCRLWVMDYGLIAKPLYETQKACTFTWGKLQQEAFKKLKEALMKAPALGLLDLSKDFQLFVHERQRLALGVLTQRLGSWKRPVGYFSKQLDAVSAGWPSCLRAVAATVLLIQEARKLTLGKRIEVFVPHMVTTVLEQKGGHWLSPSRMMKYQAILTEQDDVILKTTNLLNPAVFLGTTTEEGDLSHDCVETIEHTYASRTDLKDQPLEKPDWELFTDGSSFVENGTRYAGYAVTTSKVMIEANSLPPGTSAQXAEIIALTRALELSEGKNVNIWTDSKYAFGVVHVHGALWKERGMLSSQGTNIKYQEEILKLITAVQKPQQVAIMHCKAHQGGASEIAEGNRLADLTARKVAREVWKVMALIPSKVGLSCSNLPKDPKYSAEDERLANLMKARKNSDGWYVTTTGQVIVPPVVMREILQTKHNECHWGAEAMVTYLKRGVISVHMLTMAKSVMSKCELCLKNNPVARKHAEMGRTRTGIEPGDYWQIDFVELPKARGYKYLLVGVDTFSGWPEALPCRTNQAKETVKWLLQEIIPRFGVPLGISSDRGPHFIANVVKEVSRLLGITQNTLSHLLHPRLIVLALISRHGGINKIVD; encoded by the exons ATGCAACTGACCTGGACAAGGTTACCTCAAGGATTCAAGAATAGCCCGACCCTCTTCGGCAGTCAATTAGCTAAAGAAGTAGAAGATTGGATCAACCAAGGACAAATTCAGGTACCAAGGGATCAATACTTGCTATTACAATATGTGGACGATATACTAATAGCTACCGAAGGAGAGTCAGAATGTATTCAGGTAACTATTGATATTTTGAATCAACTAGGACTAAATGGATACAAGGTTTCTAAACAAAAGGCACAAATCGCATGCACAACAGTAATTTATTTGGGATGTGAAATTTCTCAAGGACAAAGAAAACTGGGAGTTAACCGAATACAAGCTATTTGTGAGATCCCCGAGCCGCGAAATTTGCATGAACTACGGGCTTTCCTAGGTATGGCCGGGTGGTGCAGACTGTGGGTAATGGACTATGGACTCATAGCAAAGCCCCTTTATGAAACCCAAAAGGCCTGTACATTTACCTGGGGAAAGCTGCAACAAGAGGCctttaagaaattaaaggaagcCCTGATGAAGGCACCTGCCTTGGGTTTGCTGGACCTATCAAAAGACTTCCAACTGTTTGTGCATGAGAGACAACGATTGGCATTAGGAGTACTGACCCAGCGACTTGGGAGCTGGAAAAGACCTGTGGggtatttttctaaacaattgGATGCAGTAAGTGCTGGATGGCCCTCGTGTTTAAGGGCCGTGGCAGCCACAGTCCTTTTAATACAGGAAGCCAGGAAGCTCACATTAGGAAAACGAATTGAGGTGTTCGTGCCACATATGGTGACTACGGTATTGGAGCAAAAGGGGGGCCATTGGCTGTCACCCAGCCGAATGATGAAATATCAAGCCATACTAACTGAGCAAGATGATGTAATTCTAAAAACCACTAACCTATTGAACCCAGCAGTGTTTCTAGGAACAACTACGGAGGAAGGAGACCTCAGTCATGACTGTGTGGAAACCATCGAACATACCTATGCCAGCAGGACAGACTTAAAGGACCAACCTCTGGAGAAACCGGATTGGGAACTTTTCACGGATGGAAGCAGCTTTGTGGAAAACGGAACTCGCTATGCAGGATACGCGGTAACTACGTCAAAGGTAATGATTGAGGCAAACTCCCTACCTCCGGGAACTTCAGCGCAATGAGCAGAAATAATTGCCCTGACACGAGCCCTGGAACTAAGCGAGGGTAAGAATGTGAATATATGGACAGATTCGAAATATGCATTTGGAGTAGTTCATGTACATGGGGCATTATGGAAAGAAAGGGGAATGCTATCCTCACAAGGGACTAATATAAAATACcaagaagaaatattgaaattaatAACAGCTGTACAGAAACCCCAACAGGTAGCTATAATGCATTGTAAAGCCCATCAAGGAGGGGCGTCAGAGATTGCAGAAGGTAACAGACTGGCAGATTTGACGGCCCGGAAGGTTGCGCGCGAAGTATGGAAAGTAATGGCTCTAATTCCATCAAAGGTAGGCCTTTCTTGTTCTAATTTACCTAAAGACCCAAAGTATTCGGCAGAAGATGAGAGACTTGCGAATTTGATGAAGGCTCGGAAGAATTCTGACGGATGGTATGTGACTACGACAGGGCAAGTCATAGTGCCTCCTGTAGTAATGCGAGAAAtcttacaaacaaaacataacgAGTGTCACTGGGGTGCAGAAGCAATGGTGACTTATTTGAAACGGGGTGTCATCTCGGTACACATGTTAACAATGGCAAAGTCAGTAATGTCGAAATGCGAGCTTTGCTTAAAGAATAATCCGGTAGCAAGGAAACATGCTGAGATGGGAAGAACTAGGACTGGGATAGAGCCTGGAGATTACTGGCAAATTGACTTCGTGGAATTACCTAAAGCAAGAGGCTACAAATACCTATTGGTAGGGGTTGATACTTTCTCAGGATGGCCGGAGGCCCTTCCCTGTCGCACCAACCAAGCAAAGGAAACGGTAAAATGGTTACTACAGGAAATAATCCCTAGATTTGGTGTACCGTTGGGTATTTCTTCAGACAGGGGACCGCATTTTATTGCCAATGTGGTTAAGGAGGTTAGTAGGTTACTGGGA ATCACCCAGAACACCCTGTCCCATTTACTCCACCCCCGCCTTATAGTACTAGCACTAATAAGTAGGCATGGAGGTATCAATAAGATAGTAGACTAA